GTACTGACAGAGcactaatgataataataataattaataataataataataatattgataatacagtaattaataatttacaTATACACTTCCACGTACTTATTTACTCAATTAATTATATTCCCTATCTACATACGGCATGCTCACGCGTACACTCGCCTGTCCTTCAAACGCAATACAGTCTGTACTCAGCCGTAAATTCTTAAACGAAAACTGATTAAACGATCCAACATACTCTATGTATCTATAAAAAAATAAGATGAGTAATCGTAAAAAATATACAGAGCAAAACGCGTAatatacaaatcgataatataGAGATATTGCagaatttctttctctctcgctgctTCCTTTCTCTGCTCCTcggttctttctctctcttctctctctctctctctctctctctctctctctctctctctctctctctctctccgtctttcACACATTTGCGCACATACTCTTTATCCAGAGTTTATCGATTATTTGAAACATTTCTCCgtcttgatttgaagcagatacgaaaaaagaaaattacaaaTGTCACAATCCAGAACATGGAAAGACAGTGTGTGTCTGCGTTCTTTGCTTTTTAATTTATCAAATGGGGACGCGGTACTACGGGactaagaaaaaaatattataaatattgaaaGTTTGACAACGAAGCACTGCTCAGGTGAAATCAATGGAGTGCGCGCGAAGGAAGTATGAGCTATGTCTCTGTTTCCGAGAAGTTGAATTGATCAGGCCCGATCAATAGAAAAGATAAATAATGACATGCGCGACAACGCTTCATTCTGTGGTAATCTTGCACGCGACAGGATATCTTCATAAACTATCGTCGCTGTCATCGGCGTGGGCTTCGACCGGAACGTTCCCTGCCAATCCCGTGGTACTTCCTTCTCTGTTATTTTCAATCTCCTGCTCCATGGAGTTATTCTGCGCTTGCTGTTCGTCTAGGCATAGATAATTATATGATACAAAATCGTACAAACACCGCTCGTaacatttaacccttagcgAACGACGACTCTTTCGGCcgagtcaggtagcaggacgaAGATAATGAAATCTAACATAAACACCGATTGTCGCCTCTCACTCGCCATTCGTCCTGCCGCGCGAAACGCCGTGGCGACCGAGagtcgcctctctctctctctctctcgtccgctaagggttaaaactaattagattcatgAGACACACGTAATATGTCTATACTAAAAATCCATTTACAACTGTACTTTACTGATTACACGGAGAAATTGTACAAGTAGAAGTTGAATGGAAAGACttcttaaaattttaattaaaattattttctaagTTTGATCAGTTCATTTAATGTTCATTTAAATTAGATTAATTCATTTTTAAGTTTATAAGTTCATTGTTTTCTTCAATATACAAAGAATTggtaaaaataatgttaaatatAAGATATAATTCGCGCGTGTGTAGTACAAAAGATATCACGTTATCTTTGTTATGAATCAGTTAAAAAGAAAAGTGTTGAATGATACATAAAGCTATCTCGCAAATTACGTAATCAACTTTTTTTATACGAATACCAACAGTTgagaaaattaaatttgaaattttgtCGAGTACGCGTACATGGGAAACCAGATATGTCATAATGAAATTATCATATCTCGGTAGTGGATGTAGACATCTACATAATGTACCTTGACAATGTTAAAACGAGCGACCCCTTCTCCGTATTAAATTAATTACCTGACTGTGTTGCCGTAGGTTCTTCATCTCCTTGACCTGGATTCCGTATAGCTTCTTTGATTTGACTGTTGATACCCTTTGGATCTAGATCCGATGCCCAACTAAAGTACATTAACGCAAGATGCGTATTACCCAACTTTGTATACACCTAAAAAAAGCGATAAATTTAAGTAAACGAAAAACGAAGACACTAATACTGATCTGGATAAATGATGACAATAATTCATACTTTTCCTATCGAATAATAGACTAGGGATTCTTTGGGTACAATATTTTTCAACTCCTCAAATTCACTAAGTGCTTCCGCGTGTCGGCCAATTGAGAAATTAATGCTCGCACGATGAAACTTGCATAAAGTATTGTCGGGATCGTTCGCGATCGCAGTATTCAAAGTCTTTAAAGCTTGATCAGTTTTCTTCATTGAATGCTGCACAACACCGATGTGGCACATTATTGCAGAGTTCTGCGGATTAATTTGTAAAGCACGTTTAAAATGCAGTTCGGCCAGACTGTACTGCTCTTGTTTAGAGAATATTGTTCCTAACCCGAACCTGTGAAATAATATGTTTATTATGAATGCTAAAAGTTACTTTAATTTACAAATTCATTCCAGAATTTTAGGTACACGATGTGCAGACGTCATAGAAATTTTACAGAAGcgtacgcatgaattttaattaaaacatACCATGCGTTATAATGCCGAGAGTCAAGTCTGATGGCGCTACGAAATGCAGTAATAGCCTTTTCCAATTCTTCTGTCATTACATATTCGTGACCAAGAAGTGTATAGGCATAAGGAAAATTCGGATCAACCTGAAAACATTGCGAacaattataattttcttataAACTTCAAAATATTCAAATGTTCTTGCTAACACACCTGAATAGCTCTTTGAAAGAACTTGATTGCCGTTTCATGTTCCGTCTGTGCAGAAAATAAATTTCCGGTAGCACACCATGCGGCCGGGCAATTACGATCTTCGGAGACGAGTTCTTGTGCAAGAGTCGAGAGCTGCACTTCAGCGTGTAAATGCCACAAAACTGTACTATAAATTTCCATAAGTTCAGTCCTTTGGGGTTCTAATTGTCTCACATCTGCGAAATAACTGCATAACAAAATATAAGTCGGTTGGTTAGTTTACGTCGAACCTAGATACATAAACAGAACGTTTTAAATTTTTACCTAGCCGCCTTTTTATAATCGATCATCTCAAAGTGTGCACGAGCTATCATCGATAGTACCCATCCTGTGTTATAATGTTGTGCTGGAAGAATACTTAATATTTCGATAGCTTGAGCACACTTATATTGACTTAAGCATTGATATGCCATTCCTAATTCGCGGAGCAATGACATTAAACCCTCTAAAAACACATAAACCACGTAGTTAGACTCGAAGTAAACAAAATCTCATTTCTCCAAATAATATTACAAAAACAGTAGCGTACCAGCACATTGTTTCTGCAGTGTTACAGGACAGAAATTAGTATTACTTTGATTGTTCAATGCATTCACGTTAGCTACTGCCTTTTCTGATGTAATAGTTTCAGATTTCTCCTTCTCATTTCGGTTTCTTTCGTTTAGTTCATTAAAATTTGCTTTATTTAAATTACTTTTAGAAATCCTCGCTTTCGTTTTCCGAGACGGCGATTTAGGTGTAGCAAATTTGTTTCTATTAGGAGATTTATTGTTTTCctaagaaaatattaatatacgtTGATCAAAAATGGTTATGAATTATTCATAGAATTCGACCATTAGGAGTAATTGgaaatttaaacaaatttcaaCTGACCTTGACTGAATAGCTGTGATTAAACAGCCTTGATGAACGCCTAACATTGGTACCTTGTAACGTTGGTGGTGGCGGTGTTGGTGTAGCAGGCGTTACTGTAACAATATTTGCGCTATTACTTGTATTTCCTGATTGTGAAAATACTGGTTTTCCTTGTTGTAGAGGCGTTTCTTTCCTCGATATCAGCTGCTGTAAATCACAATATTACATTTCACATCTCACAATATGGTGAAATATATCTATATTGTATGTTTAAAGGTtcggtaattattatttaagtcTTACCCCCATATGAGCTCTTAAACTACTGACACGTTTTACTAAACTCTTCTGGTCATTAGCTTCTGTGAGCGTGGTATGTGATGGCAAAACTGTTGGTTCGGGTGTATTGCTTTCCAATGGTAAGATACCAAAAGTCGGAGT
The window above is part of the Megalopta genalis isolate 19385.01 chromosome 2, iyMegGena1_principal, whole genome shotgun sequence genome. Proteins encoded here:
- the Cdc27 gene encoding cell division cycle protein 27 isoform X2, giving the protein MIVQEPVQAAIWHCLNHYAYPDAIFLAERLCAEVDTEETLFLLATCYYRSGQVRQAYALLSKKAPSSAQCRFLLAKCCYDLEKYAEAEAAIIGGYYKQLKNLEEIITQFGEHACFSLQIIAKIYYKMMRTAKGNDAHKLALKLNPFLWHSFEELCNVGEVVEPAKVFQLDKLDNFAMCHGGISAPTYATESDLIVPANISSGTPTTNGITVTPAQMTTAATIMNGIGPAVRLYSSVDESPQNQLTHYSNCSSISPRAKLPRYRSMFNNTMSPLTPTFGILPLESNTPEPTVLPSHTTLTEANDQKSLVKRVSSLRAHMGLISRKETPLQQGKPVFSQSGNTSNSANIVTVTPATPTPPPPTLQGTNVRRSSRLFNHSYSVKENNKSPNRNKFATPKSPSRKTKARISKSNLNKANFNELNERNRNEKEKSETITSEKAVANVNALNNQSNTNFCPVTLQKQCAEGLMSLLRELGMAYQCLSQYKCAQAIEILSILPAQHYNTGWVLSMIARAHFEMIDYKKAASYFADVRQLEPQRTELMEIYSTVLWHLHAEVQLSTLAQELVSEDRNCPAAWCATGNLFSAQTEHETAIKFFQRAIQVDPNFPYAYTLLGHEYVMTEELEKAITAFRSAIRLDSRHYNAWFGLGTIFSKQEQYSLAELHFKRALQINPQNSAIMCHIGVVQHSMKKTDQALKTLNTAIANDPDNTLCKFHRASINFSIGRHAEALSEFEELKNIVPKESLVYYSIGKVYTKLGNTHLALMYFSWASDLDPKGINSQIKEAIRNPGQGDEEPTATQSDEQQAQNNSMEQEIENNREGSTTGLAGNVPVEAHADDSDDSL
- the Cdc27 gene encoding cell division cycle protein 27 isoform X1, translated to MIVQEPVQAAIWHCLNHYAYPDAIFLAERLCAEVDTEETLFLLATCYYRSGQVRQAYALLSKKAPSSAQCRFLLAKCCYDLEKYAEAEAAIIGGYYKQLKNLEEIITQFGEHACFSLQIIAKIYYKMMRTAKGNDAHKLALKLNPFLWHSFEELCNVGEVVEPAKVFQLDKLDNFAMCHGGISAPTYATESDLIVPANISSGTPTTNGITVTPAQMTTAATIMNGIGPAVRLYSSVDESPQNQLTHYSNCSSISPRAKLPRYRSMFNNTMSPLTPTFGILPLESNTPEPTVLPSHTTLTEANDQKSLVKRVSSLRAHMGQLISRKETPLQQGKPVFSQSGNTSNSANIVTVTPATPTPPPPTLQGTNVRRSSRLFNHSYSVKENNKSPNRNKFATPKSPSRKTKARISKSNLNKANFNELNERNRNEKEKSETITSEKAVANVNALNNQSNTNFCPVTLQKQCAEGLMSLLRELGMAYQCLSQYKCAQAIEILSILPAQHYNTGWVLSMIARAHFEMIDYKKAASYFADVRQLEPQRTELMEIYSTVLWHLHAEVQLSTLAQELVSEDRNCPAAWCATGNLFSAQTEHETAIKFFQRAIQVDPNFPYAYTLLGHEYVMTEELEKAITAFRSAIRLDSRHYNAWFGLGTIFSKQEQYSLAELHFKRALQINPQNSAIMCHIGVVQHSMKKTDQALKTLNTAIANDPDNTLCKFHRASINFSIGRHAEALSEFEELKNIVPKESLVYYSIGKVYTKLGNTHLALMYFSWASDLDPKGINSQIKEAIRNPGQGDEEPTATQSDEQQAQNNSMEQEIENNREGSTTGLAGNVPVEAHADDSDDSL